One window of Campylobacter avium LMG 24591 genomic DNA carries:
- the mog gene encoding molybdopterin adenylyltransferase, translating to MDIVKIGILSISDRASAGVYEDKSGKEIKKLLQSYIKNEMIFHYELIPDEYELIKQKLIYLSDEKKCDLILSTGGTGPAPRDVTPEATEAVCEKMLPGFAELMRQESLKFVPTAILSRQVAGIRKKSLIINLPGQPKAIKECLEPVFAAIPYCIDLIGGAYIKTNEDIIKAFRPKK from the coding sequence GTGGATATAGTAAAAATAGGCATTCTTAGCATAAGCGATAGGGCTAGTGCCGGAGTTTATGAGGACAAATCAGGCAAAGAGATAAAAAAACTTTTACAAAGCTACATAAAAAATGAAATGATCTTTCATTATGAACTAATACCAGATGAATACGAACTGATAAAGCAAAAGCTAATATACCTAAGCGATGAAAAAAAATGCGATCTCATCTTAAGCACAGGTGGCACGGGACCTGCACCAAGAGATGTAACGCCAGAAGCAACTGAGGCTGTTTGCGAGAAAATGCTGCCTGGCTTTGCTGAGCTAATGAGGCAAGAAAGCTTAAAATTCGTGCCAACTGCTATACTTTCAAGGCAAGTAGCTGGTATAAGAAAAAAAAGCCTCATCATAAATTTACCCGGTCAGCCAAAGGCGATAAAAGAATGCTTAGAGCCGGTATTTGCAGCCATACCTTACTGCATAGACTTAATAGGCGGTGCTTATATAAAGACAAATGAGGATATTATAAAAGCTTTTAGACCTAAAAAATAA
- a CDS encoding AAA family ATPase → MSKNKKIIIASLLVLCVLFGIVYIKNEPEYIDKALYQSFLDKNLIEKAILNDNEIIFKAAGSKYVIIKEGIDIDELLRKVPIELKKDYDFLFFVFILTALLAMFFSILYFARKRTNFIIQSPQNKQNQNAISNLDYSNSIKPVISNISFDDVAGVDDVKLELSEIVDFLKNPKKYKDFGIKMPKGVLMVGPPGVGKTLIAKAVAGEASVPFFYQSGASFVEIYVGMGAKRVRELFSRAKMMSPSIIFIDEIDAVGKARGEISNVERDNTLNQLLTQMDGFEDNSGVIVIAATNKIELMDPALLRSGRFDRRVFLSLPDFKDRLKILEIYMNDKKHKADLSVIAKATVGFSGAALETLVNEAAINALRREAKEVEESDFFAVLNKVLTGKKKILSFSEEEKKIQATYQAAKALCAYYFDVGFDKITLIEDRFKEYEKHIKSKSELLNKIKVYLAGSCAMRLICNETYTNSQNDLLRVKELVNFMLNFDMSDDFSLDEQKKELEKYIESMKDKILKLADLLLEQEKLESADVAMILNEGM, encoded by the coding sequence TTGAGTAAAAATAAAAAGATTATAATTGCTTCTTTGCTGGTGCTTTGTGTTTTATTTGGCATAGTTTATATAAAAAATGAACCAGAATATATAGACAAGGCTCTTTATCAAAGTTTTTTGGATAAAAATTTGATAGAAAAAGCTATCTTAAATGACAATGAAATCATCTTTAAGGCAGCAGGAAGCAAGTATGTCATCATAAAAGAGGGCATTGACATAGATGAGCTTTTAAGAAAGGTGCCTATAGAATTAAAAAAAGATTATGATTTTTTATTTTTTGTTTTCATACTTACAGCCTTGTTAGCTATGTTTTTTTCTATACTTTATTTTGCAAGAAAAAGGACAAATTTCATCATACAAAGCCCACAAAATAAGCAAAATCAAAACGCCATCTCAAATTTAGACTACTCAAATTCCATAAAACCTGTGATTTCTAATATAAGCTTTGATGATGTGGCAGGTGTTGATGATGTAAAACTTGAGCTAAGCGAGATAGTGGATTTTCTTAAAAATCCTAAAAAATACAAGGACTTTGGTATAAAAATGCCAAAGGGCGTTTTAATGGTAGGACCTCCGGGCGTTGGTAAAACCCTCATAGCAAAGGCTGTAGCAGGAGAGGCTTCCGTGCCATTTTTTTATCAAAGCGGAGCTTCTTTTGTAGAAATTTATGTAGGAATGGGAGCAAAAAGAGTAAGAGAGCTTTTTTCTCGTGCTAAAATGATGTCTCCAAGTATCATTTTTATAGACGAGATAGACGCTGTGGGCAAGGCTAGAGGAGAAATTTCAAATGTAGAAAGGGATAATACCCTAAATCAACTCCTAACCCAAATGGACGGCTTTGAGGACAATAGCGGAGTGATAGTAATAGCCGCTACAAATAAAATAGAACTTATGGATCCAGCCTTGCTTCGCTCAGGTCGCTTTGATAGAAGGGTTTTTTTATCCTTGCCAGATTTTAAAGATAGGCTTAAAATTTTAGAAATTTATATGAATGATAAAAAGCACAAGGCTGATTTAAGTGTTATAGCTAAAGCAACGGTTGGTTTTAGCGGGGCTGCTCTTGAAACCTTGGTAAATGAGGCTGCTATAAATGCCTTAAGAAGAGAGGCTAAGGAGGTTGAGGAAAGTGATTTTTTCGCTGTTTTAAACAAGGTTTTAACAGGAAAGAAAAAGATTTTAAGCTTTAGTGAAGAAGAAAAGAAAATTCAGGCTACCTATCAGGCGGCTAAGGCTCTTTGTGCTTATTATTTTGATGTGGGCTTTGATAAGATCACCTTGATAGAGGATAGATTTAAGGAGTATGAAAAACATATAAAATCAAAATCAGAGCTTTTAAATAAGATCAAGGTTTATCTTGCTGGAAGCTGTGCTATGAGGCTAATTTGCAATGAAACTTATACAAATTCACAAAATGATTTGCTAAGGGTAAAAGAGCTTGTAAATTTTATGCTAAACTTTGATATGAGTGATGACTTTTCCTTAGATGAGCAAAAAAAAGAGCTAGAAAAATACATAGAAAGTATGAAGGATAAGATATTAAAACTTGCTGATTTACTTTTAGAACAGGAAAAGCTTGAGAGTGCTGATGTAGCTATGATCTTAAATGAGGGTATGTAG